One part of the Parasphingorhabdus sp. SCSIO 66989 genome encodes these proteins:
- a CDS encoding VOC family protein, giving the protein MTQFLHSMIRISDPEKTVDFFKLIGLEEVRRFDVEAGRFTLIFLAAPGEEGVAEVELTYNWPPEDGSAPEDYHGGRNFGHLAYRVDDIYATCQKLMDAGVTINRPPRDGHMAFVRTPDGISIELLQDGHLEPKEPWASMPNLGEW; this is encoded by the coding sequence ATGACCCAATTTCTGCACAGCATGATCCGCATCAGTGACCCAGAGAAAACCGTCGATTTCTTCAAGCTAATCGGTCTGGAAGAGGTGCGCCGCTTCGATGTTGAGGCCGGTCGCTTCACCCTGATTTTTCTTGCCGCACCGGGCGAAGAAGGGGTGGCCGAGGTCGAACTGACCTATAACTGGCCGCCCGAAGATGGCAGCGCGCCCGAAGACTATCATGGTGGCCGCAATTTCGGCCATCTCGCCTATCGCGTGGATGATATCTACGCGACGTGCCAAAAGCTGATGGATGCCGGCGTCACCATCAATCGCCCGCCGCGTGACGGCCATATGGCCTTTGTCCGCACGCCGGATGGGATTTCCATCGAATTGCTACAGGATGGCCATTTGGAACCAAAGGAGCCTTGGGCTTCGATGCCGAATTTGGGGGAGTGGTGA
- a CDS encoding SIMPL domain-containing protein, with amino-acid sequence MSEDSEAITHSVSPTASRGLYWGSAGIIAIGLIAGGYLLGDGLLRAREADRSVTVRGLAEREVTADLATWTIAYSAKAETMEAAQGDIDRDTDAIRAFFTELGFAGDALQPTGVNVSQYNQYGKTNFTISQRLQLRTDDIEKAQAAVSKQFDLVRRGVVLQDGSGMNFSFTKLNDIKPEMVAEATKDARSAAEQFAQDSGTDVGAIKSATQGYFSIESRDGDGGYGVSDTPYKKVRVVTTVNFYLN; translated from the coding sequence ATGTCTGAAGATTCCGAAGCCATCACCCATAGTGTCTCACCAACCGCTTCGCGCGGCCTGTATTGGGGCAGCGCAGGCATTATTGCCATCGGCCTGATCGCGGGTGGCTATCTTCTGGGCGATGGCCTGCTGCGTGCCAGAGAAGCCGATCGCTCGGTCACGGTGCGCGGGCTGGCCGAACGCGAAGTGACCGCTGACCTTGCAACCTGGACCATCGCCTATTCGGCCAAGGCCGAGACGATGGAAGCGGCGCAGGGCGATATTGACCGCGACACCGACGCTATTCGCGCTTTCTTCACCGAACTCGGCTTCGCAGGAGATGCACTCCAGCCAACCGGCGTGAATGTTAGCCAGTATAACCAATATGGCAAAACCAATTTCACCATCAGCCAGCGGCTGCAATTGCGCACCGATGACATTGAGAAAGCCCAAGCGGCGGTCTCCAAGCAATTTGATCTGGTCCGGCGCGGCGTGGTTTTGCAGGACGGATCGGGCATGAATTTCAGCTTTACCAAGCTCAATGACATCAAGCCCGAAATGGTGGCCGAAGCGACGAAGGATGCGCGCAGCGCCGCCGAACAATTTGCTCAGGACAGCGGTACCGATGTCGGCGCGATCAAAAGCGCGACCCAGGGCTATTTCTCGATAGAATCACGCGATGGCGATGGCGGCTATGGCGTCAGCGATACGCCCTATAAAAAGGTCCGTGTTGTCACTACCGTGAACTTCTATCTGAACTAA
- a CDS encoding tetratricopeptide repeat protein produces MLPIALVATALPTSPAHAQLMGPPDPREAQFNQCLDLVIEDPARGVANAREWLANGGSYFALHCLAFAFSKQQRWQSAADSFAQAAQDAEAAKDERSANLWVQAANAALADGQPSTSIAFLDSALISGILEGQALGLAHLDRARALVALGELEKARAEFVLVQKHVPQDPLGWLLSATLERRLDNLERARADINVALSLGPEDPDILVEAGIISALLGNVEEARVKWQQVVTIDAPGPARVSAQEYLRQLAEMEAGEAPAADQAVSQPPVAPETVSSDRSSR; encoded by the coding sequence GTGCTGCCCATTGCCCTAGTTGCTACCGCCTTGCCGACCTCCCCGGCGCATGCGCAGCTTATGGGGCCTCCTGATCCGCGCGAGGCGCAGTTTAACCAGTGTCTCGATCTGGTGATTGAGGATCCGGCGCGCGGCGTTGCCAATGCGCGCGAATGGCTGGCCAATGGCGGCAGCTATTTTGCCTTGCATTGCCTCGCCTTTGCCTTTTCCAAGCAACAGCGCTGGCAAAGTGCCGCGGACAGCTTTGCCCAAGCGGCGCAGGATGCCGAGGCGGCCAAGGATGAGCGCTCGGCTAACTTATGGGTGCAGGCGGCCAATGCGGCGCTCGCCGATGGTCAGCCCTCGACCAGCATCGCCTTTCTCGACAGCGCGCTGATCAGCGGCATATTGGAAGGGCAGGCGCTGGGGCTGGCACATCTCGATCGGGCGCGGGCGCTGGTGGCGCTGGGTGAACTGGAGAAGGCGCGCGCGGAATTTGTGCTGGTGCAGAAACATGTGCCACAGGACCCGCTGGGCTGGCTGCTGTCGGCGACATTGGAGCGGCGGCTCGACAATCTGGAGCGGGCGCGGGCGGACATCAATGTCGCCCTGTCACTTGGGCCGGAAGACCCGGATATCCTGGTGGAGGCGGGCATTATCTCGGCGCTGCTGGGCAATGTCGAGGAGGCGCGGGTCAAATGGCAGCAGGTAGTGACCATCGACGCCCCCGGCCCGGCGCGCGTTTCGGCACAGGAATATCTGCGCCAGCTTGCCGAGATGGAGGCGGGCGAGGCGCCGGCTGCGGATCAGGCGGTCAGCCAACCACCCGTCGCTCCGGAGACCGTTAGTTCAGATAGAAGTTCACGGTAG
- a CDS encoding glycosyl transferase family protein, protein MAADYWIWLDIGTRELAFFAAFWFFLGGVDELLVDLVWFRSRGQRAIANITEVESVSGSPKQFAIFIAAWKEADVIGETLRNMVTKWQGDHVRIFLGCYANDPDTLKAAMKINADPRLQIVINPYHGPTSKAQCLNEMWQAMAQYEEDCGQRFDAVVLHDAEDMVHADALAAFSVEMDDHEVVQLPVIPLIHPQSPLVSGHYADEFAEAHGKAMVVRDYLKAGLPLAGVGCAINRDVLQQIADSPQREGLAGPFSEDSLTEDYELGLLLHMMGARATLCRRKAANGEWIATRAYFPHKRVDSVRQKSRWIAGIALNGWDRIGWHGGWAEFWMRLRDRRTVLNALVLSAAYLAILGSGLLMLASWLGVYNGLPFSPLLQTLLWLNLVFLLWRIMMRIAFTADLYGFPQGLLAMPRIVVANFITILAARRALGIYCNMLMGAPLHWDKTSHYVVKRDSISEPSLHSRVAR, encoded by the coding sequence GTGGCGGCAGATTATTGGATCTGGCTAGACATTGGCACCCGCGAACTGGCGTTTTTCGCCGCGTTCTGGTTTTTTCTCGGTGGAGTGGACGAACTACTTGTCGATCTGGTCTGGTTCCGCTCGCGTGGTCAAAGGGCCATCGCCAATATCACAGAAGTTGAGAGCGTTTCTGGCAGCCCTAAGCAATTTGCCATCTTTATAGCTGCCTGGAAGGAAGCCGATGTCATTGGCGAGACCTTGCGCAATATGGTGACCAAGTGGCAGGGCGACCATGTGCGGATATTTCTTGGTTGCTACGCCAATGATCCCGACACCCTTAAAGCGGCCATGAAGATCAATGCTGATCCGAGGCTGCAAATTGTAATCAATCCTTATCATGGCCCGACATCCAAGGCGCAATGCCTCAATGAGATGTGGCAGGCCATGGCGCAGTATGAGGAGGATTGCGGTCAGCGATTTGATGCCGTTGTCCTTCATGATGCGGAAGATATGGTCCATGCCGATGCGCTGGCTGCATTTTCTGTGGAGATGGATGACCATGAGGTGGTGCAACTGCCGGTCATACCGCTGATTCATCCGCAATCGCCGCTTGTGTCCGGTCATTATGCGGACGAATTTGCCGAAGCGCATGGCAAAGCGATGGTTGTGCGCGATTATCTTAAGGCAGGGTTGCCTCTGGCCGGCGTGGGTTGCGCGATCAACCGTGATGTGTTGCAGCAAATTGCCGACTCTCCACAAAGAGAGGGACTGGCAGGACCGTTCTCCGAAGACAGCCTCACAGAGGATTATGAGCTCGGCCTGCTGCTGCACATGATGGGTGCAAGAGCCACGCTATGCCGCAGAAAGGCCGCAAATGGCGAGTGGATCGCAACCCGCGCCTATTTTCCACATAAGCGCGTGGACTCGGTGCGGCAGAAAAGTCGCTGGATAGCAGGTATCGCGCTTAATGGTTGGGATCGCATTGGTTGGCATGGCGGATGGGCAGAGTTCTGGATGCGTCTGCGCGATCGGCGGACTGTGCTTAACGCGCTGGTGCTGAGTGCGGCCTATCTCGCAATTCTCGGCTCCGGATTGCTAATGCTCGCATCTTGGCTTGGCGTGTATAATGGTCTGCCGTTTTCACCGCTATTGCAGACGCTTCTCTGGCTTAACCTGGTGTTCCTACTGTGGCGGATTATGATGCGCATAGCCTTCACGGCGGACCTATATGGCTTTCCCCAAGGCCTGCTCGCCATGCCACGGATTGTGGTTGCCAATTTCATTACTATCCTGGCTGCAAGGCGGGCATTGGGCATTTATTGCAATATGCTCATGGGGGCGCCGCTCCATTGGGACAAGACCAGCCATTACGTGGTGAAGCGCGATTCTATATCTGAGCCAAGCTTGCATAGTCGGGTAGCGAGGTGA
- the nhaA gene encoding Na+/H+ antiporter NhaA: MAAPRAPRTGNASALRKFLESEAAGGVLLMFAAAAAMIIANSPLYEFYHHYLHEIEGPVLTEKLGPMTPHLWINDGLMAIFFFLVGLEIKREFIDGRLATWDDRRLPVIAALGGMAVPAIVFLIVVYAAGMPELSRGWAIPAATDIAFAIGVLALLGNRVPASLKLFLVTVAIVDDMCAVAIIALFYTTGLKVAYLGAAAVVLAIMFGINRAGVRSLPIYFVFTLILWYLVLMSGVHATIAGVLAALTIPITKSPGAPDDAESPLHKLEHAIAPISAFFIIPVFGFANAGVEIIGKLSLEEVFAPLPLGIALGLLIGKQLGIFGSIWVCVKTGFAKKIPNANWQQIYGLSMMCGIGFTMSLFIGELAFKGNDEYMQLLRDEAKIGILMGSLVSAVVGYFVLRSACQKRLKELEAERAMEAAAKAAAKTDAQAAE; this comes from the coding sequence ATGGCTGCGCCCCGAGCACCCCGCACTGGCAATGCATCTGCACTACGCAAATTCCTTGAGAGCGAAGCCGCTGGTGGTGTGTTGCTGATGTTTGCTGCGGCTGCAGCGATGATTATCGCCAACAGCCCGCTTTATGAGTTCTATCACCATTACTTGCATGAGATTGAAGGCCCGGTCCTGACCGAGAAGCTCGGTCCGATGACGCCGCATCTTTGGATCAACGATGGCCTGATGGCGATTTTCTTCTTTCTCGTCGGACTCGAGATTAAACGCGAGTTTATCGATGGCCGGCTAGCCACCTGGGATGATCGCCGCTTGCCCGTGATTGCTGCGCTGGGCGGTATGGCGGTTCCAGCCATTGTCTTTCTGATCGTCGTCTATGCCGCCGGGATGCCCGAGCTATCCCGCGGCTGGGCTATTCCTGCGGCAACCGACATCGCCTTTGCCATTGGTGTCCTGGCGCTACTCGGCAACCGGGTTCCAGCCTCGCTTAAGCTGTTTCTCGTCACTGTCGCCATTGTCGATGATATGTGCGCCGTGGCGATTATCGCGCTGTTTTACACAACAGGCCTGAAAGTCGCCTATCTTGGAGCAGCAGCGGTGGTGCTGGCCATCATGTTCGGCATCAATCGGGCAGGCGTTCGCTCGCTGCCCATCTATTTCGTATTCACCTTGATCCTCTGGTATCTGGTGCTCATGTCAGGTGTCCACGCCACCATCGCCGGGGTATTGGCGGCGCTTACCATACCGATTACCAAGAGCCCCGGCGCGCCCGACGATGCGGAATCGCCGCTGCACAAACTGGAACATGCCATCGCGCCGATCAGTGCCTTTTTCATCATCCCTGTCTTCGGTTTTGCCAATGCCGGGGTGGAGATCATCGGCAAGCTGAGCTTGGAAGAGGTATTTGCACCATTGCCGCTCGGCATTGCACTCGGCTTACTTATCGGCAAACAATTGGGGATTTTCGGCAGTATCTGGGTGTGTGTCAAAACCGGTTTTGCCAAGAAGATACCCAATGCCAATTGGCAGCAGATTTACGGCCTTTCAATGATGTGCGGCATTGGCTTTACCATGAGCTTGTTCATTGGGGAACTCGCCTTTAAGGGCAATGATGAGTATATGCAGCTGCTTCGCGATGAGGCAAAGATCGGCATTTTGATGGGATCGCTTGTTTCTGCTGTCGTCGGCTATTTTGTGCTGCGCTCTGCCTGTCAGAAAAGGCTGAAAGAGCTGGAAGCTGAACGTGCTATGGAAGCGGCCGCCAAGGCAGCTGCAAAGACCGACGCTCAGGCTGCGGAGTAA